From Streptomyces asiaticus, one genomic window encodes:
- a CDS encoding chorismate mutase translates to MRPHPSPRHALIAVLAAAVLATGATTAVAAPAGSARVQHGTLRPLVDLSAQRVLVADEVAAAKWGTDSPIDDPAREREVLETVARQAEELGADPVATSRIFRDQIEASKVVQRGLYSRWDADPAQAPTERPDLGRVRLEINRINGELVRAIADSAAVRESPSCVGHLTAGAAAVVHGRRLDPLHTVALGRSLPSVCERGAP, encoded by the coding sequence ATGCGACCGCATCCGTCCCCGCGTCATGCGCTGATCGCCGTGCTGGCCGCCGCCGTGCTGGCCACCGGGGCCACCACCGCCGTCGCCGCGCCGGCCGGCTCCGCCCGTGTCCAGCACGGCACCCTCCGGCCGCTGGTCGACCTGTCCGCGCAGCGGGTGCTGGTGGCCGACGAGGTCGCCGCCGCGAAGTGGGGCACGGACAGCCCGATCGACGACCCGGCGCGGGAGCGGGAGGTGCTGGAGACGGTGGCGCGGCAGGCCGAGGAACTGGGTGCCGACCCGGTGGCCACATCGCGGATCTTCCGTGACCAGATCGAGGCCAGCAAGGTCGTCCAGCGCGGCCTGTACAGCCGCTGGGACGCCGACCCCGCACAGGCGCCCACCGAACGCCCCGACCTCGGCCGGGTCCGGCTGGAGATCAACCGGATCAACGGCGAACTCGTGCGCGCCATCGCGGACTCGGCGGCCGTACGCGAGTCCCCCTCCTGCGTGGGACACCTCACGGCCGGGGCAGCCGCCGTGGTCCACGGGCGGCGTCTGGACCCGCTGCACACCGTGGCGCTGGGCCGCTCGCTGCCGTCGGTGTGCGAGCGCGGAGCGCCGTAG
- a CDS encoding phytoene desaturase family protein, translated as MSHSDAYDVVIVGGGHNGLVAAAYLARAGRSVLVLERLGHTGGAAVSTRPYPGVDARLSRYSYLVSLLPRRIVDDLGLRFAVRKRAVSSYTPDVRGGRPTGLLVDTAATGRTRAAFERLTGSEREYESWERFYGMTRRVAERVFPTLTEPLPTREELRARIGDDTAWQALFERPLGEAIEAAFDDDLVRGVVLTDALIGTFARAHDPSLRQNRCFLYHVIGGGTGDWDVPVGGMGALTDALADAARAAGARIATGREVTSIATDGTSAEVRYEGEAGEGTAAARYVLVGAAPRELARLLGEEPPAPPAEGAQLKVNMLLRRLPALRDREVDPREAFSGTFHIAEGYGALEEAYRQAAAGELPHRPPSEIYCHSLTDPSILGPELAREGYQTLTLFGLHTPARLFTEDNDAARTALLRATLAELDGHLAEPITDCLARDADGRPCIEAKTPLDLDADLRLPGGNIFHRDLSFPYAQEGTGRWGVETRHANVLLCGAGAVRGGGVSGIPGHNAAMAVLEK; from the coding sequence ATGTCTCACAGCGATGCGTACGACGTCGTCATCGTCGGCGGTGGTCACAACGGTCTGGTCGCCGCCGCGTACCTCGCCCGCGCCGGGCGGAGCGTGCTGGTGCTCGAGCGCCTCGGCCACACCGGTGGCGCGGCCGTGTCCACGCGGCCTTATCCCGGGGTGGACGCACGGCTGTCCCGCTACTCCTACCTGGTCAGCCTGTTGCCGCGGCGGATCGTCGACGACCTCGGACTGCGCTTCGCGGTGCGCAAGCGCGCGGTGTCCTCGTACACGCCCGACGTCCGGGGCGGGCGCCCCACCGGGCTGCTGGTGGACACCGCCGCCACCGGCCGGACGCGCGCCGCGTTCGAGCGGCTGACCGGGTCGGAGCGGGAGTACGAGTCCTGGGAGCGGTTCTACGGCATGACCCGGCGCGTCGCCGAGCGGGTCTTCCCCACGCTGACCGAGCCGCTGCCCACCCGGGAGGAGCTGCGGGCGCGGATCGGGGACGACACGGCGTGGCAGGCACTGTTCGAGCGGCCGCTGGGGGAGGCGATCGAGGCCGCGTTCGACGACGACCTCGTCCGGGGCGTGGTCCTCACCGACGCGCTCATCGGCACCTTCGCCCGGGCCCACGACCCGTCGCTGCGTCAGAACCGCTGCTTCCTCTACCACGTGATCGGCGGCGGCACCGGCGACTGGGACGTCCCCGTCGGCGGCATGGGCGCGCTCACCGACGCCCTCGCCGACGCCGCCCGCGCGGCGGGGGCGCGCATCGCGACCGGGCGCGAGGTCACGTCGATCGCCACCGACGGCACCTCGGCCGAGGTGCGGTACGAGGGCGAGGCGGGGGAGGGCACCGCGGCCGCCCGGTACGTACTCGTCGGGGCGGCGCCGCGCGAGCTGGCCCGGCTGCTGGGCGAGGAGCCGCCCGCCCCGCCCGCCGAAGGGGCGCAGCTCAAGGTGAACATGCTGCTGCGCAGGCTGCCCGCGCTGCGCGACCGCGAGGTGGACCCGCGCGAGGCGTTCTCCGGGACGTTCCACATCGCCGAGGGATACGGCGCGCTGGAGGAGGCGTACCGCCAGGCGGCCGCGGGGGAGCTGCCGCACCGGCCGCCGTCGGAGATCTACTGCCACTCGCTGACCGACCCGTCGATCCTCGGCCCGGAGCTCGCCCGAGAGGGCTACCAGACCCTGACCCTGTTCGGACTGCACACCCCCGCCCGGCTGTTCACCGAGGACAACGACGCGGCGCGCACCGCGCTGCTGCGTGCCACCCTCGCGGAGCTGGATGGCCATCTCGCCGAGCCGATCACCGACTGTCTGGCAAGGGACGCCGACGGGCGGCCGTGCATCGAGGCCAAGACCCCGCTGGACCTGGACGCCGATCTGCGGCTGCCCGGCGGCAACATCTTCCACCGGGACCTGTCCTTCCCGTACGCCCAGGAGGGCACCGGCCGCTGGGGCGTGGAGACGCGCCACGCCAATGTGCTGCTGTGCGGCGCGGGCGCGGTGCGCGGCGGCGGGGTGAGTGGAATCCCCGGGCACAACGCGGCCATGGCGGTACTGGAGAAGTGA
- a CDS encoding Hsp20/alpha crystallin family protein has translation MLMRTDAFRELDRLSQQLLGTAVRPTAMPMDAYRADGEFVVHFDLPGIDPDTIDLDVERNVLTVRAERRSPAPEGAEMIASERPSGLHTRQLILGDTLDTERIDASYDAGVLTLRLPVSEKAKPRKIKVSDGAGTPRQLTA, from the coding sequence ATGCTCATGCGCACCGACGCCTTCCGGGAGCTCGACCGGCTGTCCCAGCAGCTGCTCGGCACCGCCGTACGACCGACCGCCATGCCGATGGACGCCTACCGCGCGGACGGCGAGTTCGTCGTCCACTTCGATCTCCCGGGCATCGATCCGGACACCATCGACCTCGATGTCGAGCGCAATGTGCTGACCGTCCGCGCCGAGCGGCGCTCCCCGGCCCCCGAGGGCGCCGAGATGATCGCCTCGGAGCGCCCCTCCGGCCTCCACACCCGTCAGCTCATCCTCGGGGACACCCTCGACACCGAGCGGATCGACGCCTCGTACGACGCAGGAGTCCTCACCCTGCGCCTGCCGGTCTCGGAGAAGGCCAAGCCGCGCAAGATCAAGGTCAGTGACGGGGCGGGCACCCCCCGTCAGCTGACCGCCTGA
- a CDS encoding oxygenase MpaB family protein, protein MAAAIRRGGSDGDPGLYGPRSVTWQMHGDPVMWIAGVRALYLQALHPLAVRGVTQNSDFRKDAWGRLLRTARFVATITYGTTEAAERAGAKVRGIHRRLSLTDPVTGVRHGVDEPELLLWVHCAEIDSYLQVMRRSGYPLTDAQADAYVAENVVSARLVGLDPADVPADTAALAAYFATVRPELAATPEAREVDAFLRRPPVHALLVPAREVIWGRFASLAYGTLPPYAHALYGRPAPPPRVVTRRLRAMGTALRCIPPTARWRLPPKHIMRAVERLGPGSRPSPYKLRRNAAILDSGDATGARPFAAGLHGGGGS, encoded by the coding sequence ATGGCGGCGGCCATACGGCGGGGCGGATCGGACGGCGACCCGGGGCTCTACGGCCCCCGGTCGGTCACCTGGCAGATGCACGGCGACCCGGTGATGTGGATCGCGGGGGTGCGCGCCCTGTACCTCCAGGCGCTGCATCCGCTCGCGGTGCGCGGCGTCACCCAGAACTCCGACTTCCGCAAGGACGCCTGGGGACGGCTGCTGCGCACCGCGCGGTTTGTCGCCACCATCACCTACGGCACCACCGAGGCGGCCGAGCGGGCGGGCGCCAAGGTCCGGGGCATTCACCGCAGGCTCTCCCTGACCGATCCGGTCACCGGGGTCCGGCACGGTGTCGACGAGCCCGAGCTGCTGCTGTGGGTGCACTGCGCCGAGATCGACTCCTACCTCCAGGTGATGCGGCGCTCCGGCTATCCGCTCACCGACGCCCAGGCGGACGCCTATGTCGCCGAGAACGTGGTGTCCGCCCGGCTGGTCGGCCTCGACCCCGCCGACGTACCGGCCGATACGGCGGCGCTCGCCGCGTACTTCGCGACGGTGCGCCCCGAACTCGCCGCCACCCCGGAGGCCCGCGAGGTGGACGCCTTTCTGCGGCGGCCCCCGGTCCATGCCCTGCTCGTCCCGGCGCGCGAGGTGATCTGGGGGCGCTTCGCCTCGCTCGCCTACGGGACCCTGCCCCCGTACGCCCACGCGCTGTACGGGCGCCCCGCGCCCCCGCCACGGGTGGTCACCCGCAGGCTGCGGGCGATGGGCACGGCGCTGCGCTGCATCCCGCCCACCGCCCGCTGGCGGCTGCCGCCGAAGCACATCATGCGGGCGGTCGAACGGCTCGGCCCGGGCAGCCGCCCCTCGCCCTACAAACTGCGCAGAAACGCGGCCATACTGGACAGCGGGGATGCGACGGGGGCACGGCCGTTCGCGGCCGGTCTCCACGGGGGCGGCGGGAGCTGA
- a CDS encoding serine/threonine-protein kinase, which produces MADIKRIQGRYRLLDRIGRGGMGEVWRARDESLGRRVAVKCLKPLGSRHDPSFTGVVRERFRREARVAAALQHRGVTVVHDFGEHEGGLYLVMELLEGRDLGRLLGENARRPLPVPEVLDIAEQVAEALAYTHGQGVVHRDLKPANIMRLTDGTVKLCDFGIARLGDDVGFTSRLTGTGVAMGTPHYMSPEQIAGDPVDHRSDLYSLGCVLYELATGAPPFALDDAWAILVGHHHTAPAPPRRHRPELPERFERAVLDLLAKAPEDRPRDAAEFAGRIAPGRVSRRPLPFPEPRGTLPAAGPPAPRLLTAGPPAPRLPAWARRMTTGSKAHTAGVGLLSAGVGLLSATPPDATAALTGAWTGGRGTADPDPQGERARLAERHRAGLGLGRTGRWAEAVETHRAVAAERERALGADHPDTLASRYEIAFALGILGRPGDALREYERVAAGRRRVLGPDHPDTLAARQETAFALGRLGRFTEAQDVYTAVLAARERTVGADHPDTLRCRHNLAFNLGCLGRRAEAYRMAERVAAARARVLGPDHPDTLVTRYEVACALGRLDRWGEALGIFREVAAARARTLGPHHPDTLAARYEIGAGLGRLGRGEEALAVYRALVEDRTRAQGPADPETLRARHGLGVGLGRLGRWEEALTEAREVCALRERALGPDHPDTLVSRREVAVALGWLGRWSEALAGYRRVTRARVRVLGPDHPDTLVSRGDEAHCLERLGRREEPAEAAETTEAAETAETAETAEAAEAAGRRARQG; this is translated from the coding sequence ATGGCGGACATCAAGCGGATCCAGGGCCGGTACCGGCTGCTGGACCGGATCGGGCGCGGGGGGATGGGCGAGGTGTGGCGGGCGCGGGACGAGTCGCTCGGCCGCCGCGTCGCCGTCAAATGCCTCAAACCGCTGGGGTCGCGGCACGACCCCTCGTTCACCGGTGTGGTGCGCGAGCGCTTCCGCCGGGAGGCGCGGGTGGCCGCCGCGTTGCAGCACCGCGGGGTCACGGTGGTGCATGACTTCGGCGAGCACGAGGGCGGACTCTACCTGGTCATGGAGCTGCTGGAGGGCCGTGACCTCGGCCGGCTGCTGGGCGAGAACGCGCGCCGGCCGCTGCCGGTCCCCGAGGTGCTGGACATCGCCGAGCAGGTGGCCGAGGCCCTCGCCTACACCCATGGCCAGGGCGTGGTGCACCGCGATCTCAAGCCGGCCAACATCATGCGGCTCACCGACGGCACCGTGAAGCTCTGCGACTTCGGCATCGCCCGCCTCGGCGACGACGTCGGCTTCACCTCCCGGCTCACCGGCACCGGCGTCGCCATGGGCACTCCGCACTACATGTCGCCCGAGCAGATCGCGGGCGACCCGGTCGACCACCGCAGCGATCTGTACTCACTGGGCTGTGTGCTCTACGAACTGGCCACCGGGGCGCCGCCGTTCGCCCTCGACGACGCCTGGGCGATCCTCGTCGGCCACCACCACACCGCGCCCGCCCCGCCGCGCCGCCACCGGCCCGAGCTCCCCGAGCGGTTCGAGCGCGCCGTCCTCGACCTGCTGGCCAAGGCCCCGGAGGACCGTCCGCGCGACGCAGCCGAGTTCGCCGGGCGGATCGCCCCGGGGCGGGTGTCCCGGCGGCCACTGCCGTTCCCCGAGCCGCGCGGCACGCTCCCGGCCGCGGGACCGCCTGCTCCGCGCCTTCTGACCGCCGGGCCGCCGGCTCCCCGCCTCCCGGCCTGGGCCCGCCGGATGACCACCGGGTCCAAGGCGCACACCGCCGGTGTGGGGCTGCTGTCGGCCGGTGTGGGGCTGCTGTCGGCGACCCCGCCCGATGCGACGGCCGCGCTCACCGGCGCCTGGACCGGGGGCCGCGGCACGGCCGACCCCGACCCGCAAGGGGAGCGGGCCCGGCTGGCCGAGCGGCACCGCGCCGGGCTGGGTCTGGGGCGGACGGGCCGCTGGGCGGAGGCCGTGGAAACCCACCGCGCGGTGGCCGCCGAGCGCGAGCGCGCGCTGGGCGCCGACCACCCCGACACCCTCGCCAGCCGCTACGAGATCGCCTTCGCCCTCGGGATCCTGGGCCGCCCGGGCGACGCGCTGCGCGAGTACGAGCGGGTCGCGGCGGGCCGCCGGCGCGTCCTGGGCCCCGACCATCCCGACACCCTCGCCGCCCGCCAGGAGACCGCGTTCGCCCTGGGCCGCCTCGGCCGCTTCACCGAGGCCCAGGACGTCTACACCGCGGTGCTCGCCGCCCGTGAGCGGACCGTGGGCGCCGACCACCCCGACACCCTGCGCTGCCGCCACAACCTCGCCTTCAACCTGGGCTGTCTGGGGCGCCGGGCGGAGGCGTACCGGATGGCGGAGCGGGTGGCCGCGGCCCGCGCCCGGGTGCTGGGCCCCGACCACCCCGACACGCTGGTCACCCGCTACGAGGTGGCCTGCGCCCTCGGTCGCCTGGACCGCTGGGGCGAGGCCCTGGGCATCTTCCGCGAGGTGGCCGCCGCCCGCGCCCGCACCCTCGGCCCCCACCACCCGGACACCCTCGCGGCCCGCTACGAGATCGGCGCCGGTCTGGGGCGGCTGGGCCGGGGCGAGGAGGCCCTCGCGGTCTACCGCGCCCTGGTCGAGGACCGCACCCGCGCCCAGGGCCCCGCCGATCCGGAGACCCTGCGCGCCCGGCACGGCCTCGGCGTCGGCCTGGGGCGGCTGGGCCGCTGGGAGGAGGCGCTCACCGAGGCGCGGGAGGTCTGCGCCCTGCGCGAGCGCGCTCTGGGCCCGGACCACCCCGACACCCTGGTCAGCCGTCGCGAGGTGGCCGTCGCCCTGGGCTGGCTCGGCCGCTGGTCCGAAGCGCTGGCCGGCTACCGCCGGGTGACCCGGGCCCGCGTGCGCGTCCTCGGTCCCGACCATCCCGACACGCTGGTCAGCCGCGGCGACGAGGCGCACTGCCTGGAGCGGCTGGGCCGCCGCGAAGAGCCGGCCGAAGCGGCTGAAACGACCGAGGCGGCTGAAACGGCCGAGACGGCCGAGACAGCTGAGGCGGCCGAGGCGGCGGGGCGTCGGGCGCGGCAGGGGTGA
- a CDS encoding NAD(P)H-dependent flavin oxidoreductase, which translates to MQTELSTRLGVEHAVFGFTPFPAVAAAISRAGGFGVLGAVRYGAGEELARDLDWMEAHTDGRPYGLDVVMPAKKVEGVTEADIEAMIPEGHRAFVRETLAKHGVPELAEGEASGWRITGWLEQVARSQLDVAFDYPVKLLANALGSPPADVVARAHDHGILVAALAGSARHALHHKEAGLDVIVAQGYEAGGHTGEIASMVLTPEVVRAVDPLPVLAAGGIGSGEQIAAGLALGAQGVWIGSLWLTTEEAELHSAALIRKLLAAGSGDTVRSRALTGKPARQLRTEWTDAWEDPDGPGPLPMPLQGLLVAEAVSRIQKYEVEPLLGTPVGQIVGRMDSVRPVQAVFDDLTRGFERAIDRVNRIAGRA; encoded by the coding sequence ATGCAGACGGAGCTGAGCACAAGGCTGGGTGTCGAGCACGCCGTCTTCGGTTTCACGCCGTTCCCCGCCGTGGCCGCGGCGATCAGCCGGGCCGGCGGCTTCGGTGTGCTCGGCGCGGTCCGCTACGGCGCGGGCGAGGAGCTGGCCCGCGACCTCGACTGGATGGAGGCGCACACCGACGGCAGACCGTACGGCCTGGACGTCGTGATGCCCGCGAAGAAGGTGGAGGGGGTCACCGAGGCCGATATCGAGGCGATGATCCCCGAGGGTCACCGCGCCTTCGTCCGGGAGACCCTCGCCAAGCACGGCGTCCCCGAGCTCGCCGAGGGCGAGGCGTCCGGCTGGCGCATCACCGGCTGGCTCGAGCAGGTGGCCCGCAGCCAGCTCGACGTGGCCTTCGACTACCCCGTGAAACTCCTGGCCAACGCCCTGGGCTCGCCCCCGGCCGATGTCGTGGCCCGCGCCCATGACCACGGCATCCTCGTGGCCGCCCTCGCGGGCAGCGCCCGCCACGCCCTCCACCACAAGGAGGCGGGGCTGGATGTCATCGTCGCCCAGGGCTATGAGGCGGGCGGCCACACCGGTGAGATCGCCTCCATGGTGCTCACCCCCGAGGTGGTGCGGGCCGTGGACCCGCTGCCGGTGCTCGCCGCGGGCGGTATCGGCAGTGGCGAGCAGATCGCCGCCGGGTTGGCGCTCGGCGCCCAGGGCGTCTGGATCGGCTCCCTCTGGCTCACCACCGAGGAGGCCGAACTCCATTCGGCGGCCCTCATCCGCAAGCTGCTGGCGGCCGGATCGGGGGACACCGTGCGCTCCCGCGCCCTCACCGGCAAACCCGCCCGCCAGCTGCGAACCGAGTGGACCGACGCCTGGGAGGACCCGGACGGCCCGGGCCCGCTGCCCATGCCGCTCCAGGGGCTGCTGGTGGCCGAGGCCGTCTCGCGCATCCAGAAGTACGAGGTGGAACCGCTGCTCGGCACCCCGGTCGGCCAGATCGTCGGCCGGATGGACTCCGTCCGCCCGGTGCAAGCGGTCTTCGACGATCTCACCCGCGGCTTCGAGCGCGCCATCGACCGCGTCAACCGCATCGCCGGACGCGCCTGA
- a CDS encoding GNAT family N-acetyltransferase, whose amino-acid sequence MVPPPVPLADGITLRIAAADDAEALADAFTRNLEHLRPTSPPRDESFFTTDGQAARLRDQLEQWESGRRVPWVLADGERILGTVALSNIVLGPWRNAHLEYWIDAGHIGRGLATRAVRSVCRTADERLGLHRIEASTLVENVPSQRVLLGCGFTRIGMAPDYLHIAGAWRDHLLFQRVLNDRPVP is encoded by the coding sequence ATCGTTCCCCCTCCTGTACCTCTCGCCGACGGGATCACGTTGCGGATCGCCGCCGCGGACGACGCCGAGGCGCTCGCGGACGCGTTCACGCGCAACCTCGAGCATCTGCGCCCCACCAGCCCACCGCGGGACGAGAGCTTCTTCACCACCGACGGCCAGGCCGCCCGGCTGCGGGACCAGCTGGAACAGTGGGAGTCCGGCCGGAGGGTGCCCTGGGTGCTGGCCGACGGCGAGCGGATCCTGGGCACGGTCGCCCTGTCGAACATCGTCCTCGGGCCCTGGCGCAACGCCCACCTCGAGTACTGGATCGACGCCGGGCACATCGGCCGCGGACTGGCCACCCGGGCCGTCCGGTCCGTCTGCCGGACGGCCGATGAGCGGCTCGGGCTGCACCGGATCGAGGCCAGCACGCTGGTGGAGAACGTCCCGTCCCAACGCGTCCTGCTGGGCTGCGGATTCACCCGGATCGGCATGGCGCCGGACTATCTGCACATCGCCGGCGCCTGGCGGGACCATCTGCTCTTCCAGCGCGTCCTCAACGACCGCCCCGTGCCCTGA
- a CDS encoding DUF2267 domain-containing protein yields MFQQRRPGRQQPGMTYDELIEAVRYDGLYPTRERAEEVTRTVLAALGRQLTGEERVALAAALPRRAARVLAAEIPGPERLTGWGFVKDIAARTPESTPATARWDAGSVLGIIGRVAGPELVRRILGQLPEGYALLFGQAELARPTQPA; encoded by the coding sequence ATGTTCCAGCAGCGTCGCCCGGGGCGGCAGCAGCCCGGTATGACGTACGACGAGCTGATCGAGGCGGTGCGGTACGACGGCCTCTACCCCACCCGGGAAAGGGCCGAGGAGGTCACCCGCACCGTGCTGGCCGCCCTGGGACGTCAGCTCACCGGTGAGGAGCGGGTCGCCCTCGCCGCGGCACTGCCCCGGAGGGCGGCGCGGGTGCTCGCCGCCGAGATCCCAGGCCCCGAGCGGCTGACGGGCTGGGGATTCGTCAAGGACATCGCCGCGCGCACCCCCGAATCGACCCCGGCGACCGCCCGTTGGGACGCCGGATCGGTGCTGGGGATCATCGGGCGAGTGGCGGGCCCGGAGCTGGTGCGCCGCATCCTCGGCCAGCTCCCCGAGGGCTACGCCCTGCTGTTCGGCCAGGCCGAGCTGGCCCGGCCGACGCAGCCTGCCTGA
- a CDS encoding acyl-CoA synthetase, translated as MSPTPNGFWAQAALEPDRTVLIAPDGEEWTAGRLHGACNRLVAGLRAAGLRRGDALAVVLPNGVEFFVAALAATQAGFYLVPVNHHLVGPEIAWIVSDSGAKVLIAHERYGGQAAAAADEAGLPATHRYAVGAIDGFRPYAELLEGQPEEPPAERELGWVMNYTSGTTGRPRGIRRALTGKLPEDSHLGGFLRFFGITPRAEEPDHVHLVCSPLYHTAVLQFASSSLHIGHPLVLMDKWTPQEMLRLIDTYRCTHTHMVPTQFHRLLALPDEVKRSYDVSSMRHAIHGAAPCPDHVKRGMIDWWGGCVEEYYAASEGGGAFATAEDWLKKPGTVGRPWPISEIAIFDDEGTRLAAGELGTVYMKMSTGGFAYHKDKSKTEKNRIGDFFTVGDLGLLDEDGYLYLRDRKIDLIISGGVNIYPAEIEAALLTHPAVADAAAFGIPHEDWGEQVIAVVEPAEGHAPGPELAEEILAHCTTRLAGYKCPKSVEFIAEMPRDPNGKLYKRRLRAPYWEGAVDAGQTPH; from the coding sequence ATGTCCCCTACACCCAACGGCTTCTGGGCCCAGGCCGCGCTCGAGCCCGACCGCACCGTGCTCATCGCCCCGGACGGCGAGGAGTGGACCGCCGGGCGGCTGCACGGCGCGTGCAACCGGCTCGTCGCCGGGCTGCGCGCCGCCGGGCTGCGCCGCGGCGACGCCCTGGCGGTCGTCCTGCCCAACGGGGTGGAGTTCTTCGTCGCCGCGCTCGCCGCCACCCAGGCCGGGTTCTATCTGGTGCCGGTCAACCACCATCTGGTCGGCCCCGAGATCGCCTGGATCGTCTCCGACTCCGGTGCCAAGGTGCTGATCGCCCATGAGCGCTACGGCGGGCAGGCGGCCGCGGCCGCCGACGAGGCGGGGCTGCCCGCGACCCACCGCTACGCCGTCGGCGCCATCGACGGCTTCCGCCCGTACGCCGAGCTCCTCGAGGGGCAGCCGGAGGAGCCGCCCGCCGAGCGCGAGCTGGGCTGGGTGATGAACTACACCTCCGGCACCACGGGCCGGCCGCGCGGAATCCGCCGTGCGCTGACCGGAAAGCTCCCCGAGGACAGCCACCTCGGCGGCTTCCTGCGGTTCTTCGGCATCACCCCGCGCGCCGAGGAGCCCGACCACGTCCATCTGGTGTGCTCACCGCTCTACCACACCGCCGTCCTCCAGTTCGCGAGCTCCTCGCTGCACATCGGCCATCCCCTGGTGCTCATGGACAAGTGGACGCCCCAGGAGATGCTGCGCCTGATCGACACCTACCGCTGTACGCACACCCATATGGTGCCGACCCAGTTCCACCGGCTGCTCGCCCTCCCCGACGAGGTCAAGCGGTCCTACGACGTCTCGTCGATGCGCCACGCCATCCACGGCGCCGCGCCCTGCCCCGACCACGTGAAGCGCGGGATGATCGACTGGTGGGGCGGCTGTGTCGAGGAGTACTACGCGGCCAGCGAGGGCGGTGGCGCCTTCGCCACCGCCGAGGACTGGCTGAAGAAGCCGGGGACCGTCGGCCGCCCCTGGCCCATCAGCGAGATCGCCATCTTCGACGACGAGGGCACCCGGCTCGCCGCCGGTGAACTCGGCACCGTCTACATGAAGATGAGCACCGGGGGCTTCGCCTACCACAAGGACAAGTCCAAGACCGAGAAGAACCGCATCGGCGACTTCTTCACCGTCGGCGACCTCGGCCTCCTGGACGAGGACGGCTATCTCTACCTCCGCGACCGCAAGATCGACCTGATCATCTCCGGCGGGGTCAACATCTACCCCGCCGAGATCGAGGCCGCGCTGCTCACCCATCCGGCCGTGGCCGACGCCGCCGCCTTCGGAATCCCCCACGAGGACTGGGGCGAGCAGGTCATCGCGGTCGTGGAGCCCGCCGAGGGGCATGCGCCGGGGCCCGAGCTGGCCGAGGAGATCCTCGCCCACTGCACCACCCGGCTCGCGGGCTACAAATGCCCCAAGTCGGTGGAGTTCATCGCCGAGATGCCGCGCGACCCCAACGGCAAGCTCTACAAGCGGCGGCTGCGCGCGCCGTACTGGGAGGGTGCGGTCGACGCTGGTCAGACCCCACATTGA